One segment of Brassica napus cultivar Da-Ae chromosome C3, Da-Ae, whole genome shotgun sequence DNA contains the following:
- the LOC125583143 gene encoding uncharacterized protein LOC125583143, producing MCWTEVGERRMFGSPIVQENMIKLETIQANMKKSQYRQKKYADQSRREVTFEIGDLVYLKVTAQKGKDRFGKVGKLAVRFIGPYKIIGKVGEVAYRLDLPADMHLNPVFHVSMLRKHIRDPSTVEPERLEELTTNLTYLEGPIRLGEQHIRKLKNREIAQVQVFCGRQNRIRVTWEDEARFKTDHPEFFREDAVMEEGGPSEP from the coding sequence ATGTGTTGGACGGAAGTGGGcgaaagaagaatgtttgggtcACCTATCGTTCAGGAGAACATGATTAAGCTGGAGACCATTCAGGCCAACATGAAGAAGTCACAGTACCGTCAGAAGAAGTACGCAGACCAGtcaagaagagaggtaactttCGAGATAGGAGATTTGGTCTATTTGAAGGTTACTGCACAGAAAGGAAAGGACAGATTTGGCAAGGTCGGGAAACTTGCGGTCAGGTTCATTGGTCCGTACAAGATCATCGGGAAAGTAGGTGAGGTAGCTTACCGTTTGGATCTGCCAGCGGATATGCATCTAAATCCTGTATTTCATGTTTCCATGCTTCGGAAACATATACGGGATCCAAGTACTGTTGAACCCGAGAGACTAGAGGAGTTGACGACAAACCTTACGTATCTGGAAGGACCAATCAGATTGGGAGAACAGCATATTCGGAAGCTGAAGAATCGTGAGATTGCTCAAGTACAAGTGTTCTGTGGAAGACAAAACAGGATTCGTGTTACTTGGGAAGATGAAGCGCGATTTAAAACCGATCACCCTGAGTTCTTCCGAGAGGATGCTGTGATGGAAGAAGGAGGCCCCTCAGAACcttag
- the LOC125583144 gene encoding uncharacterized protein LOC125583144, with amino-acid sequence MKNIGSYKFKGGSDPIEAGKWITMMEKNFEAMECPEEYQKKIAVYYLEGDATGWWDSIDRQRGHTITSWESFKGEFERKYFPPETKHRLERQFMNLVQGDRPVRSYESEFTRLRRHVFDGREDEATMIRNFMYGLKPELGSRLAGSNFSSLSDLVEKAVNVETVLEAERKTIPHSGGPTKFSQGERPNFNKGPRSNKGKGQKFGGQTNYHSNTGVCYICDQPGHISKFCPNRQQSIQQGYSSLRMEDVTCFFCGRKGHYASSCPNKQIPATPLAIRAPPSRPAIEPAPKKQNLGGRVYALGVENPDNAGPSSGPITGTIHVAGKPTHVLFHSGAPHSFVTPEVAARFWDCFVVDRINVAVLTPADRTLQADQCIKNVPLVIQEKEFVADLLVVPLKGYEVILGMDWLSSYRVQIDYGKGRLLFGRGKRPEMVYHGISPSMTVSLVAAMRVQDLFQDGEVYLATLSVSGGATNDEVKVEDIEVVQEFEDIFAPLKELPPPRSNPFTITLEPEEKNL; translated from the exons ATGAAGAACATTGGATCCTACAAGTTCAAAGGAGGATCCGATCCTATTGAAGCCGGCAAGTGGATTACTATGATGGAGAAGAACTTTGAGGCTATGGAGTGTCCGGAGGAGTATCAGAAGAAGATCGCGGTGTACTATTTGGAAGgcgacgcaacaggatggtggGACAGTATAGACAGGCAGCGTGGACACACCATCACATCATGGGAATCGTTCAAGGGAGAGTTTGAGAGGAAGTATTTTCCTCCAGAAACGAAGCATCGGTTGGAGCGCCAATTCATGAACCTTGTTCAAGGAGATAGGCCAGTGAGGAGTTACGAATCTGAGTTCACAAGGTTGAGGCGACACGTTTTTGATGGGCGTGAAGATGAAGCAACTATGATCCGTAACTTTATGTATGGATTGAAGCCGGAGCTtggaagtcgtttagctggaagcAACTTTAGCAGCTTATCGGATCTGGTGGAAAAAGCTGTTAATGTTGAGACTGTATTGGAGGCTGAAAGGAAGACAATACCGCATTCTGGTGGACCTACCAAGTTTAGCCAAGGAGAAAGGCCGAATTTCAACAAGGGTCCAAGATCTAACAAAGGCAAAGGGCAAAAATTTGGAGGCCAAACCAATTATCACAGTAACACCGGAGTATGTTACATATGTGATCAACCGGGACACATTTCCAAGTTTTGTCCCAACAGACAACAGAGTATCCAGCAAGGTTATTCATCGCTGAGGATGGAAGATGTCACTTGTTTCTTCTGTGGAAGGAAGGGCCATTATGCATCGTCATGTCCAAACAAGCAAATCCCTGCGACCCCTCTCGCGATCCGAGCTCCTCCTAGCCGTCCAGCTATTGAGCCAgcaccaaagaaacaaaacctAGGAGGTAGAGTTTATGCCTTAGGGGTGGAAAACCCAGACAATGCAGGACCGTCAAGCGGTCCCATCACAG GAACCATACATGTTGCTGGTAAacccacacatgtattgttcCACTCGGGGGCAccacatagttttgtgacccCTGAAGTAGCTGCCCGGTTTTGGGATTGTTTTGTGGTTGACAGGATAAACGTGGCCGTCTTGACCCCTGCAGACCGAACCCTTCAAGCAGATCAGTGTATCAAGAATGTTCCATTGGTCATTCAAGAGAAAGAATTTGTGGCAGATCTGTTAGTCGTGCCTTTGAAAGGGTACGAAGTAatccttggaatggattggttATCGAGCTACAGAGTTCAGATCGACTATGGAAAGGGAAGGCTGTTGTTTGGCAGAGGTAAACGACCAGAGATGGTATACCATGGAATCAGTCCTAGTATGACCGTGTCTTTGGTAGCAGCAATGAGAgtacaagatttgtttcaagATGGGGAAGTATATTTGGCGACCTTATCGGTTAGTGGAGGAGCCACTAATGATGAAGTTAAGGTCGAAGACATAGAAGTGGTCCAAGAGTTTGAGGATATCTTTGCACCACTAAAGGAATTACCTCCACCTCGGAGTAATCCCTTTACCATTACTTTGGAGCCTGAAGAAAAAAACCTATAG